The Nycticebus coucang isolate mNycCou1 chromosome 8, mNycCou1.pri, whole genome shotgun sequence genome has a window encoding:
- the RAP2B gene encoding ras-related protein Rap-2b: protein MREYKVVVLGSGGVGKSALTVQFVTGSFIEKYDPTIEDFYRKEIEVDSSPSVLEILDTAGTEQFASMRDLYIKNGQGFILVYSLVNQQSFQDIKPMRDQIIRVKRYERVPMILVGNKVDLEGEREVSYGEGKALAEEWSCPFMETSAKNKASVDELFAEIVRQMNYAAQPNGDEGCCSGCVIL from the coding sequence ATGAGAGAGTACAAAGTGGTGGTGCTGGGCTCGGGCGGCGTGGGCAAGTCCGCGCTCACCGTGCAGTTCGTGACCGGCTCCTTCATCGAGAAGTACGACCCGACCATCGAGGATTTCTACCGCAAGGAGATCGAGGTGGACTCGTCGCCGTCGGTGCTGGAGATCCTGGACACCGCGGGCACCGAGCAGTTCGCGTCCATGCGGGACCTGTACATCAAGAACGGCCAGGGCTTCATCCTCGTCTACAGCCTCGTCAACCAGCAGAGCTTTCAGGACATCAAGCCCATGCGGGACCAGATCATCCGCGTGAAGCGGTACGAGCGCGTGCCCATGATCCTGGTGGGCAACAAGGTGGACCTGGAGGGCGAGCGCGAGGTCTCCTACGGCGAGGGCAAGGCCCTGGCTGAGGAGTGGAGCTGCCCCTTCATGGAGACGTCGGCCAAAAACAAAGCCTCGGTGGACGAGCTGTTCGCCGAGATCGTGCGGCAGATGAACTACGCCGCGCAGCCCAACGGCGACGAGGGCTGCTGCTCCGGCTGCGTGATCCTCTGA